The proteins below come from a single Asterias rubens chromosome 9, eAstRub1.3, whole genome shotgun sequence genomic window:
- the LOC117294579 gene encoding drebrin-like protein A codes for MAVSFLKHKDALMKAWKDVSDDKSSTDWAVFGYEGKTYELKVVETGEDGLEEMVDELSGSKIMYAYCRVVDPNTNLPKFVLVNWQGEGAPTNVKGTCARHTVDVAKLLRGAHVTINARTEDDVEPESILEKVSKASGSNYSFHKEKSVEMVEPGPVSSVYKRTNAAAEIKAKRSDKFWSETERAEEQRRVEEKKKQSAELEKIDAERRKREEKEASQRDVKMADRMRSVDQQKQQERKTLEQQRQDEQLRWENKQKQQEADPSSRTRPGGVSSRTKEAAEMVAQRGENPRATFEQRGSEPPPPASRPKPRAMPAVPAPGPEPEPETRYEPEPEPQYEPEPEPEPEPAYQPEPEEQYEPEQEPQYEPEPEPQYEPEPEPEPVPGPAYQPEPEQQYEPEPEPQQEVPPTDSWGGEEAAVDEGGAYDDGPPPAGDEQRARAVYDYQAADDTEITFDPDDIITDIEQLDPGWWRGTAPDGTNGMFPANYVELI; via the exons ATGGCTGTTAGCTTCTTAAAACACAAAGATGCACTCATGAAAGCGTGGAAAGATGTCTCCGACGATAAATCCTCAACGGACTG GGCGGTGTTTGGTTATGAAGGGAAAACTTATGAGCTCAAAGTTGTGGAAACAGGAG AGGATGGGCTGGAGGAGATGGTGGATGAGCTTAGCGGGAGCAAGATCATGTACGCTTACTGCAGAGTAGTTGATCCAAACACAAACCTACCCAAATTTGTCCTCGTCaattgg CAAGGAGAAGGAGCTCCAACCAATGTAAAAGGAACATGTGCCAGACACACAGTGGATGTTGCCAAGCTACTTAGA GGTGCACATGTTACTATCAACGCTCGTACTGAGGACGACGTAGAACCAGAGAGCATCTTGGAGAAAGTTTCCAAGGCGTCAGGTTCCAACTACAGCTTCCACAAGGAGAAATCTGTTGAGATGGTAGAGCCTGGCCCAGTATCATCCGTTTACAAGAGGACTAATGCGGCAGCGGAAATCAAAGCCAAGAGAAGTGATAAATTTTGGTCTGAGACAGag AGGGCAGAGGAGCAACGTCGAGTTGAAGAGAAGAAGAAGCAATCTGCCGAGCTTGAGAAGATTGATGCAGAGAGAAGAAAGAGGGAGGAGAAAGAGGCGTCACAAAGAGATGTTAAGATGGCTGATAGGATGAGATCAGTTGACCAACAGAA GCAACAAGAGAGAAAAACACTGGAGCAACAAAGACAAGATGAACAGTTAAGATGG GAGAATAAGCAGAAGCAACAAGAAGCGGATCCTTCTTCCAGAACTCGTCCCGGAGGTGTTAGTAGTCGCACCAAG GAGGCTGCGGAGATGGTGGCACAAAGAGGAGAGAATCCCCGTGCAACATTTGAGCAGAGAGGCTCTGAACCTCCACCCCCTGCTAGCCGTCCCAAACCACGAGCAATGCCCGCCGTACCTGCACCAGGCCCTGAGCCAGAACCTGAGACTCGGTacgaaccagaaccagaaccacaGTATGAGCCTGAGCCAGAACCAGAACCGGAACCGGCTTATCAGCCAGAACCTGAAGAACAGTATGAGCCTGAGCAAGAACCACAGTATGAGCCTGAGCCAGAACCACAGTATGAGCCTGAGCCAGAGCCAGAACCGGTACCGGGACCGGCTTATCAGCCAGAACCGGAACAACAATATGAGCCAGAACCAGAACCACAGCAAG AAGTTCCACCTACAGACAGCTGGGGTGGTGAGGAAGCAGCCGTTGATGAAGGAGGCGCTTATGACGATGGTCCTCCACCAGCTGGAGATGAACAGAGAGCAAGGGCTGTCTATGACTACCAAGCAG CTGATGACACAGAGATAACCTTTGACCCCGATGACATAATCACCGACATCGAACAGCTGGATCCTGGTTGGTGGAGGGGGACAGCACCAGATGGTACGAACGGGATGTTCCCGGCTAACTATGTAGAACTCATATAA